From the genome of Acidobacteriota bacterium:
AGGCCCGGCGCACCGGCGAGCTGGTGGCGCGTCTGGAGCGGGGCGAGAACCTCGCCCTCGTCACCGACGGCGGCACGCCCGGCATCTCCGACCCCGGCGCACGCTTGGTGGCCGCCGCCGCCGCCGCGGGTTGCCGCGTCGAGCCGATTCCCGGCCCCAGCGCGGTGACCGCGGCCCTCTCGGCGAGCGGGTTCTCCGCCGACCGGTTCCTCTTCGCCGGGTTCCTGCCGTCCAAGCGAGCGGCGCGGCGCCGGGCACTGCGCGACCTCGCGCGGTTCCCCGACACGATCGTGCTCTACGAAGCGCCGCACCGGATCGTGGAGGCCCTCGGGGACGCGGCGGAGATCCTCGGCGCCCGCCCCGCCTGCCTCGGACGCGAGCTGACCAAACTGCACGAGGAGATCCTGCGCGGCTCGCTTCCCGAACTCCACGCCGCCCTCGAGGCCCGCGGGCGCATCCGCGGCGAGTTCGTCCTGGTGGTCGGGCCCGCCGCGGGCGGCGATTCGCCTCCGGCCGATCCGGAGCTGGTGACATCGCTCCGGGAGGCCCTCGAGCACGAGGAGGACGACCTGGGTCGAGCCGTCGCGCGCCTGGCCCGCCGGCTCGGGGCGACGCGAGCCGAGGTCCGGCGCCGCCTCCGCGCGCTTTTCGAGTGAGGCGGGGAAGGGACGCGGGGGGCGGCCCCGCAGCCGCCCGCGACGGGCCGCGAGGCTGATGCCGAGTCCGGCCGCCGCGGTCCTGCGATCGCCGCCGCGGGGAACCCCCCGCCCTCGGGCGTGATCGAAACGAAAAGGGGCCCCGCGAGGGGCCCCTCGGGCAGGCGCCACGCCCGGATCAGGCGTGCGCCGCCTCCGCCTTCTTCTCGCCCGAGCCGATCTGGATGGGGACCTTCCTCGGAGCGAGCTGCTCGCTGGCGGGCAGCGTCAGGTGCAGGACGCCGTTCTCGTACGACGCGTTGATCTTGTCCGCGTCGATGCCTTCCGGCAGCGTGAAGCGGCGCTCGAACCAGCCCTCGCCCACCTCGCGGAGCAGGTAGTTCCTGTCCTTCTCCGTCCGCTCCATCGTCCGCCGGCCGCGGATGACGAGCTGGTTGTTCTCGACCAGCACCTCGATGTCGTCCGGCTTCATGCCGGGCAGCTCGGCGTTCACGTGGAGGTTGTGGTCCTCGATCCAGGCGTCCACGGCCGGGTAGCCGCTCCAGAAGGGAAGGTTCCCGTACTTCTCGCGCTGCGCCGGGGTCATCTCCGTCTCGGTCCGGCCGGTCAGGGCCGGGCGCGTCCGGCGCAGGAGGTTGTCCATCTCGCGCTGCATCGACTCGAACGAGCTGCGGATCTCGTCGAACAGATCGGTTCCGAATCCACGCCAGGCCAGTGCTTGCCGCGCCTCACCGCGCTGTCGTCCGAACGAATGACCGGGGCCGCGCGGCGGCCCGCTGAGCTTGTGGGATCGGCGCCGATCGTTGTCAAGCCTCCGGGCGGCGCGCGAGAGCCACGCGTGGCCGGCCGAACCGGTCCGGCAGAACGGCGGCGTCCGCCAGACCTGCGGCCCGGAGCCGCCCGAGGGCCGCCCGCGCCTGGGCGGGGGCGATCTCGAGAGCCAGCAGTCCTCCCGGCGCCAGGCGCGCCGGTGCCTGGCTGACGAGGCGGTCGATCACCGCCAGACCTCCCCGGCCGGCCACCAGGGCGCTCCGGGGCTCGTGCCGGCGCACCTCCGGGTCCAGGTGCGGCAGTTCCTCCGGGGCGACGTAGGGCGGATTGGAGACCACCAGATCGAACGCCCCCGCGGGGGCCACCGGCGCGAGGAGGTCGGCGCGGACGAAACGGACCCGGCCAGCGAGGCCGCAAGCGGCCGCATTCTCGGCCGCCAGGGCGAGAGCCGCCGGCTCGAGGTCGACGGCGACCACCCGGGCCAGCGGGCGGGCGCTGGCGATCGCCAGCGCCAGGCACCCCCCTCCGGTGCCGACGTCCGCCACGAGGAGGGGGCGGTCCTCGGGCAGGCGGGCGAGCACCGCCAGGGCGAGGTCCTCCGTCTCCGGACGGGGAACGAGGGCCCGCCCGTCCACCTTCAGGTCGAGGTCCAGGAAGGGCCATCGCCCGAGGATGTGCTGCAGCGGCTCCCGCGCGGCCCTCCGCTCCACGAGGCGCCGGAACCGCTCCCGTTCCGGCGCCGACACCGGCTGGCGGCCGGCGAGGAGCGCCGCCCGGTCCCGCCCGCAGGCGTGCGCCAACAGCAGCTCGGCATCGTGCCGCGGCGAGGGGACGCCGGCGGCCCGGAGCCGCCGGGAGGCTTCGGCGATCAGGGCGAGCGGGTCGGAACCTCCGGAACTCAATCGGTCCCCTGCGCCCTCATCCGCTCCGCCCGGTCGGAGGCGGCGAGCGCCTCGATCAGCTCGTCCAGATCGCCGTTCATCACCGCTTCCAGCCGGTGGAGCGTGAGGTTGATCCGGTGATCGGTCACCCGCCCCTGGGGGAAGTTGTAGGTCCGGATCTTCTGCGAGCGGTCACCCGTGCCGATCTGTCCCCGGCGCGCCGCGGCCTCCTTCTCGTGCTGTTCGCGCCGCTTGAGGTCCAGCAGGCGGGCGCGGAGGACGCGCATCGCCTTGGCCCGGTTCTTGTGCCACGACTTCTCGTCCTGGCACTGGACCACGATTCCGGTCGGGATGTGCGTGAGGCGCACGGCGGAGGCGGTCCGGTTGACGTGCTGCCCCCCGGGGCCGGAGGCGGAGAAGCTGTCCACCCGCAGCTCCTTCTCCTCGTCGATGGAGACCTCCACCTCCTCCGCCTCGGGAAGGACGGCCACCGTGGCGGCGGACGTGTGGATGCGGCCCTGCGACTCGGTGGCCGGCACCCTCTGCACGCGGTGGACCCCCGATTCGAATTTCAGGCGGGAGTAGACGCCGTCGCCCGAGACGTTGACGATGGCCTCCTTGACCCCGCCGATCTCGCTTTCCGACAGGTCGACGATCTCGAACCGCCATCCGCGCGACTCGGCATACCGCTGGTACATGCGGAGCAGTTCCGCGGCAAAGAGCGTGGCCTCGTCGCCGCCCGTCCCCGCGCGCACCTCGAGGACGACGTTCTTCTTGTCGAGCGGATCCGGCGGGATCAGGAGGTGCTGCAGCCGGCGCTGCAGGTCCTCGCGCCGCTCCTGGAGCCGCGCGGCCTCCTCCCGCGCCATCGCCCGCATCTCCTCGTCCGGCTCCTCCCGGGCGAGCTTGCGCGCCTGCTCGAGCTCCTCCTCGACGCGGCGCAGCTCGCGGGCCGTCTCGACCAGCGGCTGCAGTTCCGCATACCGGGTGGCGCACTCGCGGTAGCGGTCCTTGTCGGAAGCGACCGCCGGATCGGCCATCAGCTCCCCCAGGCGGGAGAACTCCCGCTCCAGGGCGGCGATCTTCTCGAGGATCGGCGGTCCGGCGTTCATGGCGTCAGGGACCGCGGCGGGGCGGCCGGGCCCCGGGCCGGCGCCGCGCTCAGCTCTTGCCCTTGCGGCGGCGCTGGGCCTTCTTCTCGGCCGCCTGGTAGCGGCGCTGGAACCGCTCCACGCGCCCCGCGGTGTC
Proteins encoded in this window:
- the rsmI gene encoding 16S rRNA (cytidine(1402)-2'-O)-methyltransferase, giving the protein MTSSAKPGTLRVVATPIGNLGDLSPRAVEALREAEAVVAEDTRRTRKLLARLGLSRPLLSAHRFSEARRTGELVARLERGENLALVTDGGTPGISDPGARLVAAAAAAGCRVEPIPGPSAVTAALSASGFSADRFLFAGFLPSKRAARRRALRDLARFPDTIVLYEAPHRIVEALGDAAEILGARPACLGRELTKLHEEILRGSLPELHAALEARGRIRGEFVLVVGPAAGGDSPPADPELVTSLREALEHEEDDLGRAVARLARRLGATRAEVRRRLRALFE
- a CDS encoding Hsp20/alpha crystallin family protein, yielding MQREMDNLLRRTRPALTGRTETEMTPAQREKYGNLPFWSGYPAVDAWIEDHNLHVNAELPGMKPDDIEVLVENNQLVIRGRRTMERTEKDRNYLLREVGEGWFERRFTLPEGIDADKINASYENGVLHLTLPASEQLAPRKVPIQIGSGEKKAEAAHA
- the prmC gene encoding peptide chain release factor N(5)-glutamine methyltransferase; its protein translation is MSSGGSDPLALIAEASRRLRAAGVPSPRHDAELLLAHACGRDRAALLAGRQPVSAPERERFRRLVERRAAREPLQHILGRWPFLDLDLKVDGRALVPRPETEDLALAVLARLPEDRPLLVADVGTGGGCLALAIASARPLARVVAVDLEPAALALAAENAAACGLAGRVRFVRADLLAPVAPAGAFDLVVSNPPYVAPEELPHLDPEVRRHEPRSALVAGRGGLAVIDRLVSQAPARLAPGGLLALEIAPAQARAALGRLRAAGLADAAVLPDRFGRPRVALARRPEA
- the prfA gene encoding peptide chain release factor 1 → MLEKIAALEREFSRLGELMADPAVASDKDRYRECATRYAELQPLVETARELRRVEEELEQARKLAREEPDEEMRAMAREEAARLQERREDLQRRLQHLLIPPDPLDKKNVVLEVRAGTGGDEATLFAAELLRMYQRYAESRGWRFEIVDLSESEIGGVKEAIVNVSGDGVYSRLKFESGVHRVQRVPATESQGRIHTSAATVAVLPEAEEVEVSIDEEKELRVDSFSASGPGGQHVNRTASAVRLTHIPTGIVVQCQDEKSWHKNRAKAMRVLRARLLDLKRREQHEKEAAARRGQIGTGDRSQKIRTYNFPQGRVTDHRINLTLHRLEAVMNGDLDELIEALAASDRAERMRAQGTD